One Magnolia sinica isolate HGM2019 chromosome 2, MsV1, whole genome shotgun sequence genomic window, gaatatagcatctttgaagaaaatgaaaagattaggtttattacctaatatatctaatgaagaatttgacaaatgtgaaacatgtgtcgaatcaaaattcattagaaaatcctttaaacaaatagaaagatcatctgttctattagagttaatacacagtgacttaggtgattttagaaatcatatatctagaggtggaaaaagatattacataacttttgtagatgattactctaggttcactagagtctatctgttaagaaacaaagatgaagctttagatgctttttctaaatacaaaattgaagttgaaaatcaattaaatataaaaattaaaagacttagaacagatagatgaggtgaatatgaatcttctcaatttagagaattatgtgaaaagaatggaatagttcacgaaactacagctccttatacaccagaacagaatggaatagcagaacgtaagaatagaactctaaaagagatgatgaatgctatgttaaatagtttaggcttaccctcaaatatgtggggagaaccaattctatctgcttgttatattctaaataggattccttctaaatcttctgaacaaacaccatatgaattATGGAAGAATCAtattcctagttataaatatattaaagtgtgggggtgtcttgctaaagtaggattacctgaaactaagaaaagaaagttaggtcttAAAACAACCGACTGtatatttataggttacgcacaaaatagtgcggcctataagtttttagttttaaaaactaaggataatattctagatcctaatacaattatagaagctagggatgcagagttctttgagaacatattccctatgaaatctaaatctataggaatagaggaagtcaataaatcagatattgcatctactagtaaaaatgcatacgagaaagtagtagaagagatacaaccaagaaaaaatactatggttagaagagaaactaacctaggagatggttttttcactttcttagtagaagatgatcctacaacctatatagaagcaattaactctccagatgcaaccttttggaaggaagcaataaatgatgagttagaatctattatatctaataacacttgaaaAATTATAGACCTGccacctggaaataaaccaataggttgtaaatgggtgtttagaaagaaactaaaaccagatgagactattgataagtttaaggctaggttggtagcgaaaggctttaaacaaaaagaatgaatagattattttgacatctattcccttctaagtagaattacaactatcaggtTCTTAATAGCAATaacttccatatataaactggtggtacaccagatgaaCGTTAAGAcgactttcctaaatggagattctgaagaagaaatatatataaagagagagcaacctaagggttataagatattaagtaaagaaaataaagtatgtagactaattaaatcactatatgatctaaaacaggctcctaagcaatgacatgaaaaattcgatagtattttgaaatcaaatggttatcatataaatgatgtagatagatgtgtatatagtaaaatttctggaaatgattatgttattatatgcctttatgttgatgacatgcttattttttgaactaatattaaattagttaattcaactaagaaattcttgtcatctaagtttgacatgaaagacttaggagaggctagtgtaatcttgggtattgaagtaaccagaaaaaatggtgttattatattatctcaatctcattacattgagaagatattgagaaagtttaaccattttgactgtttacctgtcaatgctccttatgattatagtgtgactcacatgaagaatacagaaaatagtgtgtctcaattggagtattccagaataattggtagccttatgtatctaacaaactgcactagaccagacattgcttttgcagtaggaaggctaagtagatatacatatAACCCTgtaaaagagcattggaatgctttgtctaggattttgagatacctaaaaggtagTATAGCTTATGGTTTatattataatggttttcctgctgtattagaaggatagagtgatgctaactggattagtgattcagatgagacaaaatccacgagtggatatgtcttcactttaggtggaggagcagtctcttggaagtctatcaagcagacatgtatcgctcggtctactatggaatccgaatttattgccttagaaaaggctggatcagaagccgagtggtTTAGAAAtttcttagctgatataccattgtggccaaagcctgtatcggccgtatctattcattgtgactgtcaagcaactatagcgaaagcaaagagtaaaatatataatggaaaaagaaggcatattagactcagacacaacatagtgaaacatatgttgcgtgatggagtcatatctattgactttgtaaggtcagaaaagaatttagcagatcctctgactaaaggactatctaaaaggttagtcaatgatacatcgaagggaatggggctgagcctaatatatgagctgccagtgtcggcaacccaacctatacaagtggagatcccatgagataggttcaatgggtaaacaataagacacaaggtagacgattgcactgagttgtatgagccccttctatggtgtgcagtgcgagcagcaacgtagaaggatgagttgttagaactcttaatgaatccatagccatatatttggtggtgtatacagttgctgcatacacttgatggaattcacctatatgggtgtggaggtggaggccgcttcgtatgagaatctaggcgaattctctagagcactcatgaaatccaggtaatggtgtatggccgaaacgcaccgaaccgcagaatcacttgcagaggaagagttgtgtgagtgacatgtacttgcgatctacattaaaaggattcaggttcaagactatggtgtcacctgattcctgtagacctatcttgcttactctaatgtcggttcaagtatatggtgacaccggcaccattgcacaactattacgctttaatccgaaagggttttattttaaaacatatgggggattgttgtattttgttttaaaatagcattaaaatttgaattttcaaattttcggtaatttctctccaattttgaaaagttgtagtacttttgtgttgtggatTTTGTCCCatatcggatttgaaaaggtaaactatcttgtatataagatagtctttttgcctagggcttgagcccctttcagggggcatgtgaatttggtcctgtgggggggctatgccaatagctctaatctatgccattaaccacacacgcgcgcgcgcgccgagccgagccgagccgtgccgtgccgagccgagtccgagtccgtgtgcgcgtgcgcgacgcgacgggctgggctgggctgggcgtgggcgcgggtgcgggtgcggtgtgtgtgtactcgcgtgggtgtgtgtatgggtactcgcaggactgtatgtgcgggagtgtactcgcacttgcgccttttcgttttaaaccagagagatgcgtccattccggttggtcgcacctgttgggtttaaacccaacggacctaaccttttataaagggtgcttatgcaccacttcggagtctatataaagacaaccgattccaaTTTCatatatacgaaaaattcttctcttataaaacgctctctgatattcggttttaagcatttttctactgagttcatcgctgagtcaactcagcaccttcggattaaactgcaagtggttcgagcccgtgtacagtgagtgcaccgctgggaccgggtcatagttgttgtatcctggaggtcgattgctttggaaacctgttgcacttgggacgctgtccaaggggagcaaattcgatttcaagccgagtgactcagtcacgcctcgactcaattcaataagttcttctttctcaaaaatttatttttcttttttggttctcaatttttaatagtcgatttaattcaactaaatattccaacactcGAAAGTCTAAAAAGGATAAAACGAATTTTTACATCAACAGATGGCTATGAGGGATGCGGATTGGGTGTACCCCACCCTTCCCCAGGAAGGCTCAAGGCCTctaagggcccactgtgatatatgggttttgtccacatcatccattcattttgccatcgCATTTGTAGGGTCTAAAAGCACAGAGTGAGACAGCTCCATGGCTGAATTGGAGATTAAACACCTGCAGCTGAAAACTCTCAAGATGCTACGGGAGTTCTagataagcttatatttgtattttgacTTCATCCTTGTCTGTGCTACCTTATGCATAAGTTGTACGGCAATTAAGCATCACCgtgggacctaggaaggtttaaGGGGAATTGTCATTATCAATGCagcttcctatggtatggtctacttgaggttgaatctacctcatatttTTTTACCTCAAatgggcaaaactgatggacagcgcgGGTAAAACCATCCGCTatatagaccatccaaattgttgggtACCCTGATTGtgcatcctaaccgtccaatcatCGGCTATCAAACAGTTGGTTAAAAGGAGAATGCTGTGCGTACAAAATATCATATGGTTGCTGATTATCAACTCAGTTACTACGATTTTCGGCTCATGCTCCGTAGGCAATAAATCCAAGATTTGGGCGGTGGGTATTGCTGTACAATCGTGCCGTATGTACGGTGAATGGTCCCCTTCATTTCAAAAATGGTTGACGACTATCGCAGGAATCTATCCCGTGGCATATTACCAAGAAATTCCACTTGCAGTCTCTCGACTGCACTTTGAAAGTGCACTCGCTTCACACGTGGAAAGGATGCACATGTGTGCGGGATCAGAGCCGCTTCTCAGGTGATACCAACAATGCAGACGACCTATCTAAAAAACCACGCTATATGACCTTCAGGGTTGGTCACACGTGCACAACAGGAATGAATGGCGAAGAGAAATTGACCAATGGCCCAAATTCCctgtacatgtgtggcctacACGTGATTACCATATTTGTCTGATACATGCATAGGATCATCTGACGCCTGATGATTTGAGCTGATCTTACACACGTACAGTCCTTTCCACGTATGGAGGCCAGTGCAATTGGCATTTCTCCCGTCTATGCCTAGTCTCTGAAAGGTCGGTAGTCTGCCGAACCACTGAACATTTTGGTACGCGGGTCCTATCTGCCGACCGAATGGTCCCGTCTTTCTATCCTGACCACTGCGCGGGTGCCGTTGTCCACACGGCCTGACGCGAGAGAGACGAATAATTTGGCGGGAGAAATTACATATCACTCTTCCCTTACAGACGATAGCAGCCGTTCATCCTTTCGGTCCCTGAAACAAAGGTTACTATTTGTTCCCGGTCCGCCAATTGTGCCAACTCGTATCAGGGAGATGAGCCCAAAAAATCTGACATATCCAAAactaagtggtccacaccacaagcAACAGTGGGGTTGGAGATGCCCGttattgaaacatttctaagtagccacggtgatgtttatataccattcaaacggttgataaggtgggtcccaccaggaagaagggaaaacacaaatattagactgctCAAAAATTTAGGTGGGGCCAGACCcgagaatgtttcaatggtgaacgtCTCTATCCTCACTTTTCCTGTTGAGTGGCGTGGATCTGCTTGAGCTGGCTCTCTTGATGGATGGAGGGGCCCAGAGAGCTTTTTGTTGCACGGATGACATTTGCGTCCTGATAGAAGCACCTGACTAAAATATCCTCGTCCAATTTATGTGACATCCAAAAATCCAAAGATTAATTGAGGGTGTTGAAGTCATTTACACGATGCTTTTGACTATTTCTAGGACTTCCTGTCAGCAGTACACGCAACTGAACGCCTAATTAACTAACCGAAATCTCCAACTAATTTAGAAAAATTGATGCGGTACGACTCTACTGGATTTGCACAACTCAATTGTGGCAACTCGGCTATCCTGCACGTGGCACGGATCCAAGCCAATCTGTACTGTTGAATCTTCAGCTAAGTTGATATGGGTGGaccatgagattaaaaaaatcatactgcTCGGTTAATCTTAAGCTTGTTAACTACCCCGTTGGTTTTCATAAAATGAACGGTGTAAAAGAAAAGATGGGCTTTGCTACTCAAAATGTGACCATTTATGGTTGGAATTCCAGATGATTAACGTCCTCAAAATCATTGACAACAAGCTCCACTCAAAATGAGGTTAAAGATTTCGACGGTCCAGATTGGTGGGAATGCATGTGTTCGGTGAGTAAGCTCCTCGAATAGGTTGACATCAACTCAATGTGGAGTCTTAACAGGAACCATTTGCAGGGGTATTTCAGGCATACCAAAAACAAACTCTTCACCCGCCATTGcagctgttttttttttgtttcagctCAAAAGcaacctcatctctctctctctctctctctcatgcgaAGAGGTCGAGAATGCAAGGGTTAGGGTTTCCAGACCAGAAGCTCCAGAGACCGTCCATCAGAGCTCGAGACGACAGTCCCGACTCTGTAATAATCTCATCTACCCGCGAGTCATCCAACTTCAGTAGTCTCTTCTCGTCCGCTTCTGGGAGTGTCGTCGATCGTTGTTCCTTCGGATCCGACATCCACGATCCCGATTCTCTCCTCTGCGAACTCTCCAAGGTAACAACGGCATCCATCTCACTTGCATTTCGTCTCTGAAGAGATTGCATTCGAGAGGGATTTAGATCCGGGATCTTAGAAGCGTTTGATTTTTGATCCAGCATCTGTCAGGGCGCGATCTCCACCGTGAATCTTCGTGTGGTCCAGATCTGTCCTCCGTACCTAAGAACAGCAAGCCTATCAAAGATAGAGACAAAGCAACAGAAGTAGAAGGAGAAGACGACGAAAAGGAAGCAGAAAATCCGTCAAAGAACTCTTTCTCTCAAGCTCTGAAAGGTACCAACCCtaaccctatctctctctctctctctctctctctctctctctctctgtttttccgACCGTTCGTTTTGCAGAATGTCAAAATCGGCGGTTCAGATCTGAAGCTCTTCCCAAGAAACACGAGCGGCGAAGGCCCGCTTCTCTTGATCTGAACGGCAGAGGAGCCGATGCCGTCAGTTCTTCCCCTCGatttgcagcagcagcagccatgAAGAAAGCTCCTGCTCCTTCTTCTCGACGAACGGGGACATTTCCCAGCCCTGGGACTCCAAATTACCGCGGCACGGGCAGCGGGCCTGGGTTTCAGAAAGGTTGGAGCTCAGAACGGGTGCCACTGCCGACGAATTGCAGCCGTCGGTATGCCAATGCCATTCCATTGCCTTTCAACAATGGAAGGAGCTTGCCGTCCAAATGGGAAGATGCGGAGAAGTGGATCTTCAGTCCAGGGGATGGCGCAAGCCGGCATGCTGTGATGCCGCCGCCACATAGGCGGCCAAAGTCAAAGAGTGGGCCGTTGGGTACGCCGGGGATGGCGTGCTATGCATCACCATCAATGATGGTGCCCATGTTCGATGGCGGTAGGGTTGGGAACTTCGTGGGGAGTTCTCCATTCTCAGCAGGAGTTTTGGGTGCAGATGCATTGTCAGGTCGGGGATGTTGTGGGAGTGGGGGTGCAGGATCTTATACTGCACACATGGAGCCTTGCATAGCACGATCTGTTAGCATACATGGGTGGTCAGAGTTATTGATCGAGTCTTCACTGCCTAGCTCCCAAGGTATATGATACATTGTTCTTGTTCTTCGTTTTTCTTGTTTTATGACTGTCTGGTTATGGGTTTGGCTAACTTGAGTTGGTGGGATTAGGGTAGCTTACTGTTCACTTCCAGTTAAATATCTGATTATAACCTCCTGCTTGTGCTGGTTGTGCATTTTACTCATCAGCCCgcagatcttaaccatctgatctgTGGTGTGCAAAATGGAGGTCAAACCAAAGTGTGTGCAAGTCACCAATTCAACGGTCAGTATCATTTGCTCAGCGTGATTTTAGGGCTTTGACCTGTCTAGCCCCACCATATTGATGGTCAGATCTATGCGTGGCATGTGCGATTGATGATTTTAGGGCTGTGACCTGTCCGGCCCCACCAGATCATTGTGCTTCTGTTGAAAACAGGAACCTATCAAATCTAATTGCATATGGGATTGTTTCTAGCTTGTTTGGATCTGGTTGAGAGTTACAAAGTTGTTAACTCATTTTCAAAGATATGCCATTGAACTGCTGATTTTAGCttgtttcttttcttattttcttgagTGTGTCCTGTTTCTTGGTGATTTGGATCGACGCCAGATGGATAGATGGTTTCTGATGTGGATTTTGAAATGCAAGTGTGTAATGATATGCAAGCATCGAATATTTAAGCATTTGTAATTTAAGAAAGAATGATTTTTGTTTtagaaataataattttattaagGAAGCCAAAATGccaaaaacaacaaacaaaaacaaacatAACAAAAGATGGACCAACTAGCAGCCGGAAGGCTCAAGGATCCTACTCCCTGAGCAACAAGAGAACCTTTCTAACAATATTGACTATGGAACTGCTACGGTTTCTGAAGCATCAGTTATTCCTCTACCTCCAAAGAGACTAGAGACCTGCAAACAGGGCAAGCCGCCATTTCAACCTGCCTTTGGACCGGTGCCCCCCTTTGTGCCATGAAGAAAAGCCCCTCAATTGATTTCGGTATAACCCACGGAACCTTGAAGACTGAAAGAATGCAATCCCACACCCCCTTAGCGAAAGAGCAATGGATGAAGATATGCTCCACTGATTCTGCGTCTTTCATGCAGAGGAGACTGTCTC contains:
- the LOC131236415 gene encoding uncharacterized protein LOC131236415, producing MQGLGFPDQKLQRPSIRARDDSPDSVIISSTRESSNFSSLFSSASGSVVDRCSFGSDIHDPDSLLCELSKHLSGRDLHRESSCGPDLSSVPKNSKPIKDRDKATEVEGEDDEKEAENPSKNSFSQALKECQNRRFRSEALPKKHERRRPASLDLNGRGADAVSSSPRFAAAAAMKKAPAPSSRRTGTFPSPGTPNYRGTGSGPGFQKGWSSERVPLPTNCSRRYANAIPLPFNNGRSLPSKWEDAEKWIFSPGDGASRHAVMPPPHRRPKSKSGPLGTPGMACYASPSMMVPMFDGGRVGNFVGSSPFSAGVLGADALSGRGCCGSGGAGSYTAHMEPCIARSVSIHGWSELLIESSLPSSQDEKVDGTKDAGTMISPVVSRRDMATQMSPESSSRSSPQERPSFSHSPALVLPIEELQNHHSPKQEIRDVQVDDRVTVTRWSKKDGIRGISKGSVNIGEWKKKAVEARASAWEVAETEKRISKFKREEAKITAWENLQKAKAEAEIRKLEMKLEKIRTSSMDKIMNKLRAAQSKAQGMRSSVSASQAHQVARTTEKASSFRKAGQMSSLSGCFTCHAF